A DNA window from Impatiens glandulifera chromosome 7, dImpGla2.1, whole genome shotgun sequence contains the following coding sequences:
- the LOC124944867 gene encoding trihelix transcription factor ASR3-like, whose product MASKTDESPTNNLHSTDHSAEIQVEIQGIAEVSKRPQHPKWSIRETHVLIEGKFAEENLRRNGEQRSNVILTSKWEAISSFCTKNGMKRGAIQCQNRWSRLMELFRKIKMRESVNKDEDKSFWNMTAKERSLIKLPKFFDKDVYDVLDGNPWCASAISLNQVATNDSSKKLPNLDMKKNKPIYCPKEATSQKPGKKRRLFENGNEEVNMESENGNEQDNILIVALNKIGDALGRIADKL is encoded by the exons ATGGCGTCAAAAACTGATGAATCGCCGACAAATAATCTTCATTCAACAGACCACAGTGCTGAAATACAAGTCGAGATTCAAGGGATTGCAGAAGTTTCTAAAAGACCACAACATCCCAAATGGAGTATAAGAGAGACCCATGTGCTCATAGAGGGTAAATTCGCGGAAGAAAACCTGAGGAGGAACGGAGAACAAAGATCTAATGTAATTCTTACATCAAAATGGGAGGCCATCTCATCCTTCTGCACTAAGAATGGCATGAAAAGAGGAGCGATTCAATGCCAAAATAGGTGGAGTAGGTTAATGGAACTTTTCAGGAAGATTAAAATGAGAGAATCAGTGAATAAAGATGAGGATAAATCATTCTGGAACATGACAGCCAAAGAAAGAAGCTTGATTAAGCTGCCCAAATTTTTTGATAAGGATGTTTATGATGTATTGGATGGAAATCCATGGTGCGCCTCTGCAATTTCGTTAAATCAAGTTGCaacaaatgattcttcaaagaAACTACCAA ATTTAGATATGAAAAAGAATAAGCCAATATACTGTCCAAAAGAAGCAACATCTCAGAAGCCAGGCAAAAAAAGAAGGTTATTTGAGAATGGAAATGAAGAAGTCAACATGGAGTCCGAGAATGGGAATGAACAAGATAATATCTTGATTGTTGCTTTAAACAAAATAGGAGATGCCCTTGGAAGGATTGCAGACAAATTATga